One window from the genome of Hyperolius riggenbachi isolate aHypRig1 chromosome 6, aHypRig1.pri, whole genome shotgun sequence encodes:
- the FGF21 gene encoding fibroblast growth factor 21 — protein MQRGQSYFFTQHSAVMGLWLLALVLSHFGRALASPVRDNNPLLGFSDQVRLRHLYADNDHSHLHLQITPEGEVSGTQEKNLYSLLEIKAVKPSILVIRGMKSTRYLCMDARHHLYGSMVYKEHDCNFREVPLADGYNLYFSEKYPAPLTLTPTKGGHPSGKQMARFMPLESTIPLEALYVVDHSYDTQPRSYLDIEDPFGMIDRSNIFSPSLDS, from the exons ATGCAAAGGGGACAGTCATATTTTTTTACCCAGCATTCTGCAGTGATGGGACTGTGGCTGCTGGCCCTGGTGCTTAGTCATTTTGGGAGGGCGCTGGCCAGTCCTGTCCGAGATAATAACCCGCTTTTAGGGTTTTCTGATCAGGTGCGATTGAGACATCTCTACGCTGATAACGATCACTCGCACCTCCATCTCCAGATCACTCCAGAGGGGGAAGTCAGTGGGACCCAGGAGAAGAACCTGTACA GCCTGCTAGAAATCAAAGCAGTGAAACCAAGTATCCTGGTGATTCGGGGGATGAAAAGCACTCGCTACCTTTGCATGGATGCCCGGCATCACTTATACGGATCG ATGGTTTACAAAGAGCATGACTGCAACTTTCGAGAGGTTCCATTAGCGGATGGATACAATTTATATTTCTCTGAGAAGTATCCTGCTCCTCTAACCCTTACTCCAACCAAAGGGGGGCACCCTTCAGGAAAGCAAATGGCAAGATTCATGCCACTGGAAAGCACAATCCCCTTGGAGGCTCTCTATGTTGTGGATCATTCCTATGATACCCAACCAAGAAGCTACTTGGACATTGAGGATCCTTTTGGTATGATAGACAGGTCCAATATCTTCAGCCCAAGTTTGGACTCATAG